Proteins encoded together in one Mycobacterium sp. MS1601 window:
- a CDS encoding crotonase/enoyl-CoA hydratase family protein: MGDVYESLSVEIKDRVAQVTLLGPGKGNAMGPAFWAELPVAFRALDADPDVRAIVLTGSGRNFSYGLDLAAMGNVLGPMMADGALAGPRADFHAHLKTMQDAITAVADCRTPTIASVQGWCIGGGVDLISAVDIRYASADAKFSVREVKLAIVADVGSLARLPLILSDGHLRELALTGKDIDAARAEKIGLVNDVYADAEASLAAAHATAAEIAANPPLVVKGIKDVLDEQRTADVAASLRYVAAWNSAFLPSKDLTEGISAMFAKRPPEFTGQ, translated from the coding sequence ATGGGTGACGTTTACGAATCGCTGTCCGTCGAGATCAAGGACCGCGTGGCGCAGGTGACGCTGCTGGGCCCGGGCAAGGGCAATGCCATGGGCCCGGCGTTCTGGGCCGAACTGCCGGTGGCGTTCCGCGCACTGGACGCCGACCCCGACGTCCGGGCCATCGTGCTGACCGGATCCGGCAGGAACTTCAGCTACGGACTGGACCTGGCCGCGATGGGCAACGTCCTCGGGCCCATGATGGCCGACGGTGCACTGGCGGGTCCGCGCGCCGATTTCCACGCTCACCTCAAGACCATGCAGGACGCCATCACCGCAGTGGCCGACTGCCGTACACCGACCATCGCCTCGGTGCAGGGTTGGTGCATCGGCGGAGGTGTCGACCTGATCAGCGCCGTGGACATCCGGTACGCCAGCGCCGACGCGAAGTTCTCGGTGCGCGAGGTCAAGCTGGCGATCGTCGCCGACGTCGGCAGCCTGGCTCGGTTGCCGCTGATCCTGAGTGACGGACACTTGCGGGAACTGGCATTGACAGGCAAGGACATCGACGCGGCACGGGCCGAAAAGATCGGCTTGGTCAACGACGTCTACGCCGATGCGGAGGCATCCCTGGCCGCCGCGCATGCCACGGCCGCCGAGATCGCCGCCAATCCCCCGCTGGTGGTCAAGGGCATCAAGGACGTCCTCGACGAGCAGCGCACCGCCGACGTCGCGGCGAGCCTGCGTTATGTGGCGGCGTGGAACTCGGCATTCCTACCGTCGAAAGATCTGACCGAGGGCATCTCCGCGATGTTCGCCAAACGGCCGCCGGAGTTCACCGGCCAATGA
- the glfT1 gene encoding galactofuranosyltransferase GlfT1 has translation MTDTVYAVVVTHRRREQLAESLGVLSSQTRPLDHLIVVDNDDDSAVRDLVAAQPVPTTYLGSRRNLGGAGGFALGMLHALAAGADWIWLADDDGRPLGPDVLATLMACARKHGLAEVSPMVCDLDDPSRLAFPLRRGLVWRRRVDELRVDGGDLLPGIASLFNGALFRAATLEAVGVPDLRLFVRGDEVELHRRLVRSGVPFGTCLDAVYVHPQGGDEFKPILGGRMHTQFPDDATKRFFTYRNRGYLLSQPGLRKLIPQEWVRFGWFFLVSRRDPAGLREWIRLRRLGRRERFGR, from the coding sequence ATGACTGACACGGTCTACGCCGTGGTGGTCACCCATCGTCGTCGCGAGCAACTCGCGGAGTCCTTGGGTGTGCTGTCATCACAAACCCGGCCGCTCGACCACCTGATCGTCGTCGACAATGACGACGACTCCGCGGTGCGCGATCTGGTTGCCGCCCAGCCGGTGCCGACCACATACCTGGGTTCGCGCCGAAACCTGGGCGGCGCAGGCGGTTTCGCTCTCGGCATGCTGCACGCACTGGCCGCCGGCGCCGACTGGATCTGGCTGGCCGACGACGACGGCCGCCCACTGGGGCCCGACGTGCTGGCCACCTTGATGGCGTGCGCGCGCAAGCACGGATTGGCCGAGGTGTCACCGATGGTGTGCGACCTCGACGACCCCTCCCGCCTGGCCTTCCCCCTGCGCCGCGGGCTGGTGTGGCGCCGCCGGGTCGACGAGCTGCGGGTGGACGGCGGCGACCTGCTGCCGGGCATCGCCTCGCTGTTCAACGGCGCGCTGTTCCGGGCAGCGACATTGGAAGCCGTTGGTGTGCCGGATCTTCGGCTGTTCGTCCGCGGCGACGAGGTGGAGCTGCACCGGCGGCTGGTGCGCTCGGGTGTGCCGTTCGGCACCTGCTTGGACGCGGTGTACGTGCACCCGCAGGGCGGCGACGAGTTCAAGCCCATTCTCGGCGGCCGCATGCACACGCAGTTCCCCGACGATGCCACCAAACGCTTCTTCACCTACCGCAACCGCGGCTACCTCTTGTCGCAGCCAGGCCTACGCAAACTGATACCGCAGGAGTGGGTGCGGTTCGGTTGGTTCTTCCTGGTGTCGCGGCGCGACCCGGCCGGCCTGCGGGAGTGGATCAGGCTGCGGCGGCTGGGCAGACGGGAAAGGTTCGGGCGATGA
- the wzm gene encoding galactan export ABC transporter permease subunit Wzm/RfbD, with amino-acid sequence MTIIDAAAQSKTLSRARRDLVDGFNKRELWLHLGWQDIKQRYRRSVLGPIWITIATGTMAVALGGLYSKLFNLELSVHLPYVTLGLIIWNLINAAILEGADVFVANEGLIKQLPTPLSVHVYRLVWRQVLLFAHNIIIFVIIAIIFPQPWSWADLAFIPALALIVLNCIWVALCFGILATRYRDISPLLFSLVQLLFYMTPIIWNDQTLRDQGAGSWARIIEFNPLLHYVDIVRAPLLGADQELHHWVVVIVLTIVGWTVTAFAMRQYRARVPYWV; translated from the coding sequence ATGACGATCATCGACGCGGCAGCGCAATCCAAGACGCTCTCACGGGCACGACGCGACCTGGTGGACGGCTTCAACAAGCGCGAGCTGTGGCTGCACCTGGGCTGGCAGGACATCAAACAGCGCTACCGGCGCAGTGTGCTGGGCCCCATCTGGATCACCATCGCCACCGGCACCATGGCGGTGGCGCTGGGCGGGCTGTACTCCAAGCTGTTCAATCTCGAACTGTCCGTGCACCTTCCGTACGTGACGCTGGGGTTGATCATCTGGAATCTGATCAACGCCGCGATTCTCGAGGGCGCGGACGTGTTCGTGGCCAACGAGGGGTTGATCAAGCAGCTACCGACGCCGCTGTCGGTGCACGTCTACCGGCTGGTGTGGCGGCAGGTGTTGTTGTTCGCGCACAACATCATCATCTTCGTGATCATCGCGATCATCTTTCCGCAACCCTGGTCGTGGGCCGATCTGGCATTCATCCCGGCGCTGGCGTTGATCGTGCTCAACTGCATATGGGTGGCACTGTGTTTCGGCATTCTGGCCACCCGGTACCGCGACATCAGCCCACTGCTGTTCAGCCTGGTGCAGCTGCTGTTCTACATGACGCCGATCATCTGGAACGACCAGACGCTGCGCGATCAGGGTGCCGGTAGCTGGGCCAGGATCATCGAGTTCAATCCGCTGCTGCACTACGTGGACATCGTGCGCGCACCGTTGTTGGGCGCCGATCAGGAACTGCACCATTGGGTGGTGGTCATCGTCTTGACCATCGTCGGGTGGACGGTCACCGCGTTCGCGATGCGGCAGTACCGGGCCAGGGTCCCTTACTGGGTCTGA
- a CDS encoding Ig-like domain-containing protein: protein MRRWLQLGAASAGVSAALLGFSTLAPEIGVAAAETESTSASAQSSASSDSEPSSSAAAQTDAGDEPEPDTDEPEPDDSEPEPDDSEPELEDDESDDESDDDEPEDLETSETSDTDDLLDAEDDVAEPVKRWATRTEGRDTERRQDVAGQIEAFTESSKQAIESLPVGEPVKDLLNGGLYFVRRTFLNQAPVVAPVTLTAGSSGPVTGRIDAVDPDGDRLVYRLVRGPESGIVQINPDGTYTYTPGTDFDGVATFTVAAHDVGLHVNLADLFRPLGTRADVLVNQGAVNFAFNYTTGAEHWTPERQAALRDAADALMGYFLVTKPVTLTYDVEAYEDWDSPTLATGFSQLIDTETAGFFPGIVQHKLQTGADANGDQADGWISWNFGRDWALTGTATPTQLDFRTTALHELTHSLGFAGSVDAAGENSNPNRADFERWITTADGTVVIGADGQWNSAFDPNLTGGNGGLYFGGPNAVAAYGAPVPLYTPNPWASGSSGSHLDDHTFTGIDRLLMNAGTVAGPGLHALSPIELGILADLGYVVVPPNTPTARWAAQAAVIGSDRPWATQQSPSPSRDPVENLVRGVVATLPAAVRQSLFNQAPTVGGTVITGGAAGESIVGHVQATDPEGDAVVYRLSKRPTAGTVVLGADGSWTYVPDAGFGGVDTFVIVADDTGPHVNLLDLLWSSGTRSSVLVNQGAVSFEFTYTTGAEHWTTERRAELNSAARYFADNIIVEKAVTLDYEVTGWDSASTSILATASSGLAVTGDAFLQTWVQNKLRTGTDPNGAAADGFITWNFAYPWALGTSVGPNELDFSTVAMHELMHSFGFISMVQAPGANTGTYWTVYDSFLVDSSGARAIGRDLTWRRELDPNLTGGNGGLFYAGPNAVAVHGGLVPLFAEDPWTASNVAHVDDDTIDDLMNPGIDRGPGDRTLSPLMLAIMQDLGYVVVQRMPGSSS from the coding sequence GTGCGCCGGTGGCTGCAGCTGGGGGCTGCCTCTGCGGGTGTCAGTGCGGCGTTGCTGGGGTTCTCGACCCTGGCGCCGGAGATCGGCGTGGCCGCCGCCGAGACCGAGAGCACGTCGGCGTCGGCGCAGTCTTCGGCATCCTCTGACTCCGAGCCCTCCTCCAGCGCGGCCGCACAGACCGACGCCGGCGACGAGCCCGAGCCCGACACTGACGAGCCCGAGCCCGACGACTCCGAGCCCGAGCCCGACGACTCCGAGCCTGAGCTCGAAGACGACGAGTCCGACGACGAGTCCGACGACGACGAGCCCGAAGATCTGGAAACTTCGGAAACCTCCGACACCGACGATCTTCTCGATGCTGAGGATGACGTCGCTGAGCCCGTCAAGCGCTGGGCCACCCGGACCGAGGGGCGCGATACCGAACGCCGCCAGGACGTCGCCGGACAGATCGAGGCGTTCACCGAATCGTCGAAGCAGGCCATCGAGTCCCTGCCGGTAGGTGAGCCGGTGAAGGACCTGTTGAACGGCGGGCTCTACTTCGTGCGCCGGACCTTTCTCAACCAGGCGCCGGTGGTCGCGCCGGTGACGTTGACTGCCGGGTCGTCCGGACCGGTTACCGGGCGGATCGATGCCGTCGATCCCGACGGTGACCGCCTCGTCTATCGACTGGTGCGCGGCCCGGAATCGGGCATTGTGCAGATCAATCCGGATGGCACCTATACGTACACGCCCGGCACGGACTTCGATGGCGTTGCGACCTTCACCGTCGCGGCGCACGACGTCGGCCTGCACGTGAACCTGGCAGACCTGTTCCGCCCGCTCGGAACCCGCGCCGACGTGCTGGTCAACCAGGGTGCCGTCAACTTCGCCTTCAACTACACCACCGGGGCCGAACACTGGACTCCGGAGCGACAGGCTGCACTGCGTGATGCTGCCGACGCACTGATGGGCTACTTCCTGGTGACCAAACCGGTGACGCTCACCTATGACGTCGAGGCCTACGAGGACTGGGATTCGCCCACTCTGGCCACGGGCTTCAGTCAACTGATCGACACCGAGACTGCCGGCTTCTTTCCCGGCATCGTGCAACACAAACTGCAGACGGGGGCCGACGCCAACGGTGACCAGGCTGATGGATGGATCAGCTGGAACTTCGGTCGCGACTGGGCTCTGACTGGTACTGCGACGCCGACGCAGCTCGACTTCCGGACCACGGCGCTGCACGAACTGACACACTCGCTCGGTTTCGCGGGCAGCGTGGACGCGGCGGGTGAGAACTCCAACCCGAATCGGGCGGACTTCGAGAGATGGATCACCACGGCGGACGGCACCGTGGTGATCGGTGCAGATGGCCAGTGGAACAGCGCCTTTGATCCCAACCTGACCGGCGGCAATGGCGGCCTGTACTTCGGCGGCCCCAATGCCGTTGCGGCGTACGGCGCGCCGGTGCCGCTCTACACGCCCAATCCCTGGGCGTCAGGCAGCTCGGGATCGCACCTGGATGACCACACCTTCACCGGGATCGACAGGCTGCTGATGAACGCCGGCACGGTCGCGGGTCCCGGGCTGCACGCACTCAGTCCCATCGAGCTCGGGATCCTGGCTGACCTCGGTTACGTCGTGGTCCCGCCGAACACCCCCACCGCGCGGTGGGCGGCGCAGGCCGCGGTCATCGGTTCCGATCGGCCATGGGCGACACAACAAAGCCCATCGCCAAGCCGGGATCCCGTCGAGAACCTGGTGCGGGGTGTCGTCGCCACATTGCCCGCAGCGGTGCGACAGTCGCTGTTCAATCAGGCACCGACTGTCGGTGGCACCGTCATCACCGGTGGTGCGGCGGGCGAATCGATTGTCGGACACGTGCAGGCAACCGATCCGGAAGGGGATGCCGTCGTCTATCGGCTGTCCAAGCGGCCGACGGCAGGCACGGTGGTGCTCGGAGCTGACGGCTCGTGGACGTACGTACCCGATGCGGGTTTCGGCGGGGTGGACACATTTGTCATCGTCGCCGACGACACGGGCCCGCACGTCAACCTTCTCGACCTGTTGTGGTCATCGGGTACCCGCTCCTCGGTGCTGGTCAACCAGGGGGCGGTCAGCTTCGAATTCACCTACACCACGGGCGCAGAGCACTGGACGACCGAACGGCGAGCCGAATTGAATTCGGCAGCAAGATATTTCGCCGACAACATCATCGTGGAGAAGGCCGTCACCCTGGACTACGAGGTCACCGGCTGGGACTCGGCGAGTACCTCCATTCTGGCCACCGCCAGCAGCGGACTGGCCGTCACCGGCGACGCCTTCCTGCAGACCTGGGTGCAGAACAAGCTCCGCACCGGTACGGATCCCAACGGTGCTGCCGCAGACGGGTTCATCACCTGGAACTTTGCCTACCCGTGGGCACTGGGAACGTCGGTGGGGCCCAACGAACTCGACTTCAGCACGGTCGCCATGCATGAACTGATGCACTCCTTCGGGTTCATCTCCATGGTGCAGGCCCCAGGTGCCAACACCGGCACGTACTGGACCGTGTATGACAGCTTCCTGGTCGACAGTTCCGGAGCCCGGGCTATCGGGCGCGACCTCACCTGGAGGCGCGAACTGGACCCGAACCTCACTGGCGGTAACGGGGGCTTGTTCTATGCCGGCCCCAATGCTGTTGCGGTACATGGTGGTCTGGTCCCGCTGTTTGCCGAGGACCCGTGGACGGCCAGTAACGTCGCCCATGTCGACGACGACACGATCGACGATCTGATGAATCCTGGTATTGATCGCGGCCCGGGTGATCGGACCCTGAGCCCGTTGATGCTCGCGATCATGCAGGACCTCGGATACGTCGTGGTCCAGAGGATGCCGGGCTCGAGCAGCTAG
- a CDS encoding bacterial proteasome activator family protein: MARRNREEDVSTDDDNIEIIGADPQQAGPADGDEDKSVTDLVQQPAKVMRIGTMIKQLLEEVKAAPLDDASRNRLREIHKTSIAELEDGLAPELRDELERLALPFTEDTVPSDAELRIAQAQLVGWLEGLFHGIQTALFAQQMAAQAQLEQMRQGALPPGVSAPGQQRGGQHPGTGQYL; this comes from the coding sequence ATGGCGCGAAGGAACAGAGAAGAAGACGTGAGCACGGACGACGACAACATCGAGATCATCGGCGCGGATCCACAGCAGGCCGGCCCCGCAGACGGCGATGAAGACAAGTCGGTGACCGATCTGGTGCAGCAGCCCGCCAAGGTGATGCGGATCGGCACCATGATCAAGCAGCTGCTCGAAGAGGTGAAGGCCGCTCCGCTGGACGACGCCAGTCGCAACCGGCTCCGCGAGATCCACAAGACCTCCATCGCCGAACTCGAAGACGGCCTGGCGCCGGAACTGCGCGACGAGCTCGAGCGGCTGGCCCTGCCGTTCACCGAGGACACCGTGCCCTCGGATGCCGAACTGAGGATCGCGCAGGCCCAGCTGGTCGGCTGGCTGGAAGGTCTGTTCCACGGCATCCAGACCGCCCTGTTCGCCCAGCAGATGGCAGCCCAGGCACAGCTGGAGCAGATGCGCCAGGGTGCACTGCCGCCTGGTGTGAGCGCGCCGGGACAGCAACGCGGCGGCCAACATCCCGGCACCGGGCAGTACCTGTAG
- the wzt gene encoding galactan export ABC transporter ATP-binding subunit Wzt/RfbE, whose translation MSSPTRPHIETRNAWVEFPIFDAKSRSLKKAFLGKAGGTIGRNESNVVVIEALRDITMSLEMGDRVGLVGHNGAGKSTLLRLLSGIYEPTRGLATVRGRVAPVFDLGVGMDPEISGFENIIIRGLFLGQTRKQMLAKVDEIADFTELGEYLSMPLRTYSTGMRVRLAMGVVTSIDPEILLLDEGIGAVDAEFLKKAQTRLAALVERSGILVFASHSNEFLARLCKTAMWVDHGTIRMSGGIEEVVGAYEGPDAARHVREVLEEQARDRA comes from the coding sequence GTGAGTTCTCCTACTCGGCCGCATATCGAGACCCGCAACGCGTGGGTCGAGTTTCCGATCTTCGACGCCAAGTCGCGTTCACTGAAGAAGGCGTTCCTGGGCAAGGCCGGCGGCACCATCGGGCGCAACGAGTCCAACGTCGTCGTCATCGAAGCGCTGCGCGACATCACGATGTCGTTGGAGATGGGTGACCGGGTGGGCCTCGTCGGCCACAACGGGGCAGGCAAGTCCACCCTGTTGCGGCTCCTGTCCGGGATTTACGAGCCCACCCGCGGATTGGCGACGGTGCGCGGCCGGGTGGCGCCGGTGTTCGACCTCGGTGTCGGCATGGACCCCGAGATCTCCGGCTTCGAGAACATCATCATCCGCGGGTTGTTCCTGGGCCAGACACGCAAGCAGATGCTGGCCAAGGTGGACGAGATCGCCGACTTCACCGAACTCGGCGAGTACCTGTCGATGCCGCTGCGCACCTACTCCACCGGCATGCGGGTTCGTCTGGCGATGGGCGTGGTGACCAGCATCGACCCCGAGATCCTGCTGTTGGACGAGGGCATCGGCGCCGTCGACGCCGAGTTCCTCAAGAAGGCGCAAACCCGGCTGGCCGCGCTGGTGGAGCGTTCCGGAATCCTGGTCTTCGCCAGCCACTCCAACGAGTTCCTGGCGCGACTGTGCAAAACCGCGATGTGGGTGGACCACGGCACCATCCGGATGAGCGGCGGCATCGAAGAGGTGGTGGGCGCATACGAAGGTCCCGACGCCGCCCGCCACGTCCGCGAGGTGCTCGAAGAGCAGGCACGGGACCGCGCATGA
- a CDS encoding MarR family winged helix-turn-helix transcriptional regulator has product MEGMIAGRTASDMPGLDIAEERAWQHFLDSALRMYAALNRGLTDSHQLTLSDVRLLDTLDRSPTGSARMGDLAQVLLSLPSRVTRQIRRLEKQGFVRRMASPDDGRGVLAAITDEGRQVVREAMVTYCKGVRTHFLGQLSRPQMAAMGENCRRISTALKHVERPGKFGRA; this is encoded by the coding sequence ATGGAGGGGATGATTGCCGGGCGCACCGCAAGCGATATGCCCGGGCTCGATATTGCCGAGGAGAGGGCGTGGCAACACTTCCTCGATTCGGCATTGCGAATGTATGCCGCATTGAACCGGGGGCTCACTGACTCACATCAGCTGACGCTGAGTGACGTGCGGCTGCTCGACACACTCGACCGCTCGCCCACCGGTTCGGCCCGGATGGGGGATCTGGCTCAGGTACTGCTGTCGTTGCCCAGTCGGGTGACGCGGCAGATCCGACGGCTGGAGAAACAGGGCTTCGTGCGGCGGATGGCCAGCCCGGACGACGGCCGCGGGGTGTTGGCCGCCATCACCGACGAGGGCCGCCAGGTGGTCCGCGAGGCGATGGTGACCTACTGCAAAGGGGTGCGCACGCACTTCCTGGGGCAGCTTTCGCGTCCGCAGATGGCTGCCATGGGCGAGAACTGCCGCCGCATCAGCACCGCACTCAAGCACGTCGAACGTCCGGGTAAGTTCGGCCGCGCCTGA
- a CDS encoding cysteine desulfurase-like protein codes for MAFDVARVRGLHPTLGDGWVHFDAQSGMLVPDSVSTTVSTAFRTSMATASSPHPSARRSAALVDAARQAVADLVNGDPNGVVLGADRAVLLTSLADASSSRAGLGYELVVTRLDDEANISPWLRAANRYGAKVKWAEVDIETGELPEWQWEGLITKPTRLVAIASASATLGTVVDLSPVSKLAHEIGGLVVVDHTAAAPYRLIDIQESDVDVVALNAIGWGGPPIGALVFRDPALIDSFGSVSMNPYATGPARLEMGGHQYGLLGGVVASIEYLAGLDEAAVGSRRERLSVSMQSAAAYLDRIYDYLLTSLRSLPLVMVLGAPDDRIPVVSFAVQNVPAERVVQRLADNGVLAIPNANSRVLDVIGVNDVGGAVTVGLAHYSTMYEVDQLVRALASLG; via the coding sequence ATGGCATTTGACGTCGCCCGGGTGCGTGGTCTGCATCCGACTCTGGGCGACGGCTGGGTGCATTTTGATGCGCAGTCCGGCATGTTGGTGCCCGACTCGGTCTCCACCACGGTGTCGACGGCGTTTCGCACCTCGATGGCCACTGCATCCAGCCCCCATCCGTCGGCACGGCGCAGCGCCGCTCTGGTGGACGCCGCCAGGCAGGCGGTCGCGGATCTGGTCAACGGCGACCCGAACGGCGTTGTGCTCGGCGCCGACCGGGCAGTGTTGCTGACGTCGTTGGCAGACGCCTCGTCGTCGCGCGCGGGGCTGGGCTATGAGCTAGTGGTCACCCGACTGGACGACGAGGCGAACATCTCGCCGTGGTTGCGCGCGGCCAACCGCTATGGCGCCAAGGTCAAATGGGCCGAGGTCGACATCGAGACCGGTGAGCTGCCCGAGTGGCAGTGGGAAGGTCTGATCACCAAGCCCACCCGGCTGGTGGCCATCGCGTCGGCGTCGGCCACTCTGGGCACCGTCGTCGACCTGAGTCCGGTCAGCAAGCTCGCCCACGAGATCGGCGGTCTGGTGGTGGTCGATCACACTGCTGCCGCGCCGTACCGGCTGATCGACATCCAGGAATCAGACGTCGACGTCGTAGCCCTCAACGCCATCGGCTGGGGCGGCCCGCCGATCGGAGCCCTGGTGTTCCGTGACCCCGCCCTGATCGACAGCTTCGGTTCGGTGTCGATGAACCCGTATGCCACCGGCCCGGCCCGCCTCGAGATGGGCGGGCACCAGTACGGTCTGCTCGGCGGTGTGGTCGCCAGCATCGAGTACCTGGCCGGCCTGGACGAGGCCGCTGTGGGCAGTCGGCGCGAAAGACTCTCTGTGTCAATGCAATCCGCGGCCGCGTATCTGGACCGGATCTATGACTACCTGCTGACGTCGCTGCGCTCGCTGCCGCTGGTGATGGTGCTGGGCGCACCGGATGACCGCATACCTGTCGTCAGCTTCGCCGTGCAGAACGTGCCCGCCGAGCGGGTGGTGCAGCGGTTGGCCGACAACGGCGTGCTCGCCATTCCCAACGCCAACTCCCGGGTGCTGGACGTCATCGGGGTCAACGACGTCGGCGGTGCGGTCACCGTGGGCCTGGCGCACTACTCGACGATGTACGAGGTGGACCAGCTGGTTCGCGCGCTCGCCAGTCTCGGCTGA
- the hisC gene encoding histidinol-phosphate transaminase codes for MTARLRPLMADLPAYTPGKTVPGAIKLASNETVDGPLPSVRAAIENATDNLNRYPDNGYVELKEHLAKHVGFAPENIAAGCGSVSLCQQLIQITATVGDEVMFGWRAFEVYPLQVRVAGATPVQVPLKDHTHDLDAMLAAVTDRTRLIFVCNPNNPTSTVVDPDKLAAFVAAVPNDILIAIDEAYVEYIRDGLVPDSLGLVRNHPNVVVLRTFSKAYGLAGARVGYAVGDPDIITALGKVYVPFTATSLSQAAAIASIQASDELMARTDAVVLERARVSAALRGAGYELPNSQANFVWLPLGPERTADFVEQAANARVLVRPYGTDGVRVTIGAPHENDTFLEFALGWI; via the coding sequence ATGACCGCCCGCTTGCGCCCGCTGATGGCCGACCTTCCGGCCTATACACCGGGCAAGACAGTGCCCGGCGCCATCAAGCTGGCCAGCAATGAAACCGTCGACGGCCCACTGCCGAGCGTGCGCGCAGCCATCGAGAACGCCACCGACAATCTGAACCGCTACCCCGACAACGGGTACGTCGAGCTCAAGGAACACCTGGCCAAGCACGTGGGTTTCGCTCCGGAGAACATCGCGGCCGGCTGCGGATCGGTGAGCCTGTGCCAGCAACTCATCCAGATCACCGCCACCGTCGGCGACGAGGTGATGTTCGGCTGGCGGGCTTTCGAGGTGTACCCGCTTCAGGTTCGAGTGGCCGGCGCCACGCCGGTCCAGGTTCCGCTGAAGGATCACACCCATGATCTGGACGCGATGCTGGCCGCCGTCACCGACCGCACCCGGCTGATCTTCGTCTGCAACCCGAACAACCCCACGTCCACCGTGGTGGACCCGGACAAGCTGGCCGCCTTCGTCGCGGCAGTTCCCAACGACATCCTGATCGCCATCGATGAGGCCTACGTGGAGTACATCCGCGACGGCCTGGTGCCCGACAGTCTCGGGCTGGTGCGCAACCACCCCAACGTGGTTGTGCTGCGCACGTTCTCGAAGGCCTACGGGCTGGCGGGCGCCCGGGTGGGTTACGCGGTGGGCGATCCGGACATCATCACCGCGCTGGGCAAGGTCTATGTGCCCTTCACCGCGACCAGCCTGAGCCAGGCGGCCGCCATCGCCTCCATCCAGGCCTCCGACGAACTGATGGCCCGCACCGACGCCGTGGTGCTCGAACGGGCTCGGGTGTCCGCCGCGCTGCGTGGCGCGGGCTACGAACTGCCGAACTCCCAGGCCAACTTCGTCTGGCTGCCCCTGGGGCCGGAACGCACCGCAGACTTCGTGGAACAGGCTGCCAACGCCCGGGTACTGGTTCGCCCCTACGGCACCGACGGCGTTCGCGTGACCATCGGTGCGCCGCACGAGAACGACACGTTCCTGGAGTTCGCTCTCGGCTGGATCTGA
- a CDS encoding NAD(P)H-quinone oxidoreductase, whose protein sequence is MRAIVAESSEELIWRDVPDVAPDHGEILIKVACAGVNRADLLQAAGKYPPPPGASPILGLEVSGTVVGLGGSTTDWQIGQEVCALLAGGGYAEYVAVPCGQVLPLPDGVSVYDAAALPEVACTVWSNLVMTAHLSAGQWVLIHGGASGIGTHAIQVASALGARVAVTAGSRAKLDLCRELGAEVVISYRDEDFVERIRDASAGAGADVILDIMGASYLDRNIDALANDGQLIVIGMQGGVKGELNLGKLISKRARVIGTALRGRHVGGATGKSPIVHAVAESVWPMIADEQVRPIIGATFPIEEAADAHRLLESGQVTGKILLTVQR, encoded by the coding sequence ATGCGTGCGATTGTCGCAGAGTCGTCCGAGGAGCTGATTTGGCGCGACGTGCCCGATGTAGCGCCAGATCACGGGGAAATACTGATCAAGGTGGCTTGCGCGGGCGTCAATCGCGCCGATTTGCTGCAGGCCGCCGGCAAGTATCCGCCGCCGCCCGGCGCGAGCCCGATTCTGGGCCTCGAAGTTTCCGGAACCGTGGTGGGGCTGGGCGGTTCAACCACGGACTGGCAGATCGGGCAAGAGGTGTGCGCTTTGCTGGCCGGTGGTGGTTACGCCGAGTACGTCGCCGTTCCGTGCGGCCAGGTTCTCCCGCTCCCGGACGGAGTCAGCGTGTATGACGCGGCGGCCCTGCCGGAGGTCGCCTGCACGGTCTGGTCCAACCTGGTGATGACAGCGCACCTGTCGGCCGGGCAGTGGGTGCTGATCCACGGCGGCGCCAGCGGCATCGGCACCCACGCCATCCAGGTGGCCAGCGCGCTCGGCGCCAGGGTGGCAGTGACCGCAGGTTCGCGCGCCAAGCTCGACCTCTGCCGCGAGCTCGGCGCCGAGGTCGTCATCAGCTACCGAGACGAAGACTTTGTCGAGCGCATCAGAGATGCCTCCGCAGGCGCGGGCGCGGACGTCATCCTCGACATCATGGGTGCCTCCTACCTGGACCGCAACATCGATGCACTGGCCAACGACGGGCAGCTCATCGTGATCGGCATGCAGGGCGGAGTCAAGGGCGAACTGAATCTGGGCAAACTGATCAGCAAGCGGGCCAGGGTGATCGGCACCGCCCTGCGCGGACGGCACGTCGGGGGCGCGACGGGTAAGAGTCCGATTGTGCACGCTGTGGCGGAGTCGGTGTGGCCCATGATCGCCGACGAACAGGTGCGCCCGATCATCGGCGCGACGTTCCCCATCGAGGAAGCGGCCGACGCCCACCGCCTGCTGGAGTCGGGCCAGGTGACCGGGAAGATCCTGCTGACCGTCCAGCGCTGA